From Arachis hypogaea cultivar Tifrunner chromosome 3, arahy.Tifrunner.gnm2.J5K5, whole genome shotgun sequence:
AGCGATATCTAATCAGCTAAcgatgcatcaaaattaaattcatgcaatacAATTGTTTCCAAGTTTAGAATACATACATGGAAGTGATCAGCAAATGGGACACCATGAAGAGTCATAACCTCATTCACAATCCAACCTCCAGTGTCTGCATTTGGAAACTTCTGTTGTGTGCATGTGACATCGCCGCCGAAAACTGACATTTGACGATTGAATCTGTACGAAACGCGCCTTTCAAAGACGTCCGGCTTTATCGGCTCCCACGAAGTAGTTTCATAGTTCATACAACCTGCTCTCTGCATAATTCTATGTTCCAAGCTTCCTCCATCAAAAATTCCCATCATTGATCTCATCTGTGCAAAGAGTAACACAACAATTCGAAGTATCATCCAATCACGTAATGCCAAATCATCAAAAAGAAACtttgattattataattatatactgATATTGGATCAAGTTTGAAGTCATAAGAACAAGATTTTCTTTATCATCCTTCAATTTCATCAAATCAAAATACAATACAAGTTATATGGTATTGTTTGTGGCACAAGCAATCGATGCTTACCTTGATTGGAAATTCTGCAGAATATATCTTGGATCCTTTTCCTTCATTGTCCATGACATATTCAGAGTCTTCAGGAATTACAAAGCCTCCCTCTTGTTCTTCATGCTCTTCCATAACTTGTTCTTTCTGGTAGGGCAGTGTTCTTGCTCTCCACAAGGCTCGAATCGTTCTTTTAACAAGGAACGAAAAAAGAAATGTTATCCGATAAATTCCATAAGTTCAGTCTACATTACTAGAAACAGTTTCATATTAATAATACCTGGAGGCCACACCGAACGATGCAAATGACTGAAAATGGAACCTAAGCCTTCCTTCTTCGTCTATAGACTTCGCGCCATGCCTTGCATCGATTCCTCGACCTTTCCGTAGAATTATGACCAGTATAGGGCTTCCTACTGATGCCCATGTTGGAGGATGAACTTGTATGTCCTCTATGTCTTCCCAAAGGAAGAAAAATTTGGTTTTATGTCCAAAAAGATtggcataaaacccaagaatccTAGCCGAAAGAAACATCCTTCCCTGCAGTTACAAAATTATTACATGTACAAATCCAGAGAAACTAACTCTAAAGATTTCCACTTATTAGAATATCAAGGAGTATAGTAATATGTTAGTTCATCGGTGCACGATTATTCTAAAAGCGTTACTAAAACTCTAAAAGCATGCTCTTATGCTAACTACATACCTGTAAAGGCATTTTTCTTTTCAGGTAACATGTGAATTCTTTGATTAGAAATTCTTCTGGAGGCAAACCAAACAGTTTCTGGAATGTAGAATTTCGTTGAGGCGATTGAAGATTCAACTGCAATCCATCCATTATTAGTCACACATACAAGAAAGGATTCTCATGATCCATAACACCAAAAATCAGAAACCAATTCCTGGTTCTTATACCTTTCTTCCTACTTCCTTTTCCATTTTCTCCAAATATTCCTTAATCGTTTCGACTCCTTTATTATTGTCCAAGAAAATCCTCAGATGCAACTTCGATTGTGCGGACTTGGCGAGCTTTCCTTCAAGCACAATCCACATGTCGGCCAATTCTGTCGATGTGTGCTTTAGGAAATTGATCTCGGCACGTCCTAGCGAAACATCCTGGTCAAATGGACCATCAAAATCGAAAACTTCCACATCTAAAACCGATGGTGGTTCTTCCATAGCATCAAACTCTAATATCTCTGcataaatttgaacaaaaaaccAATAGAGAAACACTGGTAAAAATATACTCATCTAGAaaggaaaaatttcatgcatgtAATAAGTACCAAGTTAATGCAAACCATTCCATTGAGGATCAGATGTTTGAAGCTTCACTGAGCTTGACCTTGTTTGTCCATTGCAGGTTAAAATTACATAGGGGTCCGACAACCCTGTGGACTCCAAGGATGCCAAGTCGACCGCCTCAATTAAAGCCACTGTAACAACCCAACCATCCCCGTTGGCTTTTAGGCCATGATCAGTTCCTGTTATAACAAATTGGATCAATAGTTAAACTTTCGTAGCAAGTCAATTAGTAGTGATAACTGATAACAAGCATGACAACAAGGCTATCAAACTCTCGAGTTAACTCGTACACTTCATAAAAGTAGTTTCAAACAATGTGCTTACCCATCTGAAATCTAGCCTGCACAAAGTGAACAACCATATTGTAAACACGATGCAACTGAATGATCAAAATTGCACTTGTAACAAGCTCTCCAAAGCTATCTGGCAATTCAAGTCCCTTGAATTCCAAGCCGCGAGGTTCCCTCGGACCGCACCGCGAAATATGCAGCAAAACATataaaaacataaacaaagtggAAGCTACCGTGAAATTCGAAAAGTATTTGATTGCCATCCACCAATTCCAAGGGTCCTCTGTCTGCAAAGTTGCCAACAAATGTTCCTTGTCTGATAAGTCTGCCAAATCTAGCACCTTGAAATTTCGAGCAAGTAGGTCGGAGAACTGATCAAAACTCTCCTTCAGTCCTTGTCTAGTTCCCCCTTCTATCATTCCTTTCATCATTGTGCTCTGTAGGAACATCATGCCCCATGATACCACAAGATGTGATGATTTCTCTCCAGAAGATAATTCGCCACTCGGCATTATCTTGTAAAGCAATTCAACCCGAAATGTGCTCCCATATGGAACCTCAGGTGTGCTTACACTAACAAGTACTGCAAATTCATCCTTACTCACTCTAACATAGCTTTGCTCTTCAGTGGCATTAACAGCCTTAACTAGCTTCGAAGCTGC
This genomic window contains:
- the LOC112790446 gene encoding C2 and GRAM domain-containing protein At5g50170 → MGRLCVCVLEAKDLPVNESYVKLKLGKLKSKTTRIVRNTCNPIWNEEFALKVHDLEQVLLVSVVSNTHHGGGDESRVINGGSVELVVGEVRVLVGSIASADKQTLPPTWFNLESPNSGKFFNKYCGKILLTISLHSKSHFNHTHSQNLSVATEDSKDLESPQISSNKMSETKKLLKVIANRLDRIFNKKDGSSSKAEDSPETSTILSDSEDFVESLSSPCSFEEAIALMESGDNKQEMPDNLPGGVLVDQVYAVSPYDLNAFLFAPNSQFRKDLAELQGTTNMQEGPWTWKHGDTSCLMRVVSYTKAASKLVKAVNATEEQSYVRVSKDEFAVLVSVSTPEVPYGSTFRVELLYKIMPSGELSSGEKSSHLVVSWGMMFLQSTMMKGMIEGGTRQGLKESFDQFSDLLARNFKVLDLADLSDKEHLLATLQTEDPWNWWMAIKYFSNFTVASTLFMFLYVLLHISRCGPREPRGLEFKGLELPDSFGELVTSAILIIQLHRVYNMVVHFVQARFQMGTDHGLKANGDGWVVTVALIEAVDLASLESTGLSDPYVILTCNGQTRSSSVKLQTSDPQWNEILEFDAMEEPPSVLDVEVFDFDGPFDQDVSLGRAEINFLKHTSTELADMWIVLEGKLAKSAQSKLHLRIFLDNNKGVETIKEYLEKMEKEVGRKLNLQSPQRNSTFQKLFGLPPEEFLIKEFTCYLKRKMPLQGRMFLSARILGFYANLFGHKTKFFFLWEDIEDIQVHPPTWASVGSPILVIILRKGRGIDARHGAKSIDEEGRLRFHFQSFASFGVASRTIRALWRARTLPYQKEQVMEEHEEQEGGFVIPEDSEYVMDNEGKGSKIYSAEFPIKMRSMMGIFDGGSLEHRIMQRAGCMNYETTSWEPIKPDVFERRVSYRFNRQMSVFGGDVTCTQQKFPNADTGGWIVNEVMTLHGVPFADHFHINFRYEIEKCGIDESGCKCDIYIGIVWLKSSDFQQRIDRNISTKFTIRVKEIFEQVQKEILLMSQNFNGH